In one Lolium rigidum isolate FL_2022 chromosome 3, APGP_CSIRO_Lrig_0.1, whole genome shotgun sequence genomic region, the following are encoded:
- the LOC124697552 gene encoding serpin-Z2A-like, whose protein sequence is MAAVTCSVKCILRTSAGRGKRRRGDQEHGNGDQVDRGLEQLRANRPSWTWAQEDLRGISDGTAEKEAMRPKKKARGQGTSVDSGGLTALALRLADKLSNGEEHKDQNIMFSPLSIYTALGLLAAGARGTTLDEVLAVLGAASRDEVARGIVRAVAENALAGTDDPSGPLVVTSACGVWCQKDLSLKPSYRQAAVESYKAEARAVDFIRKAEDARKEINSWVAKATKKLITSVLPPGSVHGGTRLVLTNAIYFKGEWEEAFLRSRTKEHRFYRLDGSAVSVPFMGGIGGGDYRVGCHDGFKVLKLPYKQAANGGGGGKARYSMCVFLPTAREGLRSLVDEMASSGPGFLFDHLPKWSRSVTKLRLPKFKLSFFCSMRNVLRSLGLQAAFGGHADLFDMVEDSGGGGDVRLQVEDVFHRAIVEVNEEGTVAAAATAVTMVSECDEEPEPPVDFVADHPFAFFIVEEVSGAVLFAGHVLDPSTTNTE, encoded by the exons ATGGCGGCGGTCACCTGCTCCGTCAAGTGCATCCTACGCACTTCAGCTGGGCGAGGGAAACGACGTCGAGGAGATCAAGAACATGGTAACGGCGACCAGGTAGATCGTGGCCTCGAGCAGTTGCGGGCCAACAGGCCGAGCTGGACATGGGCGCAAGAAGATTTGCGCGGGATCAGTGAC GGCACCGCGGAGAAGGAGGCGATGCGCCCGAAAAAGAAGGCTCGTGGTCAAGGGACCTCCGTCGACTCCGGCGGGTTGacggcgctcgcgctccgcctggcCGACAAGTTGTCCAATGGCGAGGAGCACAAGGACCAGAACATCATGTTCTCGCCGCTGTCCATCTACACCGCGTTAGGTCTGTTAGCTGCCGGCGCCCGTGGCACCACActggacgaggttcttgccgtgcTCGGCGCCGCGTCGCGAGACGAGGTCGCGCGGGGGATCGTGCGAGCCGTGGCGGAGAACGCCCTCGCCGGCACCGACGACCCGTCAGGGCCGCTCGTCGTTACGTCTGCGTGTGGCGTGTGGTGCCAGAAAGATCTGTCGCTCAAGCCGTCCTATCGGCAGGCCGCCGTCGAGTCCTACAAGGCCGAAGCGCGGGCCGTCGACTTCATCAGAAAG GCAGAGGATGCAAGAAAGGAGATCAACAGCTGGGTCGCGAAGGCCACAAAGAAGCTCAtcacctccgtcctcccgccaggCTCCGTTCACGGGGGCACCAGGCTCGTTCTCACCAATGCCATCTACTTCAAGGGCGAGTGGGAGGAGGCCTTCCTCCGGAGCCGCACCAAAGAGCACAGGTTCTACCGTCTCGACGGCAGCGCCGTCAGCGTGCCCTTCATGGGCGGAATCGGAGGCGGCGACTACCGGGTGGGCTGCCACGACGGGTTCAAGGTGCTCAAGCTCCCTTACAAGCAGGCCGcgaatggcggcggtggcggcaaggCGCGGTACTCCATGTGCGTCTTCCTCCCAACTGCGCGCGAGGGGCTGCGTAGCCTTGTCGACGAGATGGCATCCAGCGGCCCGGGCTTTCTGTTCGACCACCTTCCCAAGTGGTCTAGGAGCGTGACCAAGCTCCGGCTCCCCAAGTTCAAGCTGTCCTTCTTCTGCAGCATGAGAAATGTTCTCAGGAGCTTGGGGCTCCAAGCAGCATTCGGCGGGCACGCCGATTTGTTTGACATGGTGGAGGactccggcggtggcggcgacgtgcGACTGCAGGTGGAAGATGTGTTTCACAGAGCGATTGTCGAAGTGAACGAGGAAGGCACCGTGGCGGCGGCCGCCACGGCCGTCACCATGGTCTCTGAGTGCGACGAAGAGCCTGAACCGCCTGTGGATTTCGTCGCGGACCATCCTTTTGCGTTCTTCATAGTTGAGGAGGTGTCCGGCGCGGTGCTCTTCGCCGGCCACGTTCTTGACCCTTCTACTACAAACACCGAGTAA